One region of Paraburkholderia phymatum STM815 genomic DNA includes:
- a CDS encoding LysR family transcriptional regulator, translated as MLDNVTINQLRAFVAVCDQGSFSGAARELRRAQSAISHAISALESAFDVVLFERNARKATLTAAGRSLLADARGVISRTEEMKMRAVAIAEAGVPHVSIAVDSYFSRAHLIECLRTLQADFPTAAINLRMTTMQGGERLVLEGTCALAVTITDVPELSPGTIERHHLCDAQMVTVCATSHPLAAIVGPIAREEFGRHIQLVVTDNQPHAEKTQQGVVSERQWWVNDLGAKHDLLRGGLCWGHMPHHLVAQDLANGTLVELKRRAWHMRPLTFMISQRRGYSFSECEARLIERLGDRQMCPKDAIQNSFPRETKKARKPAKP; from the coding sequence ATGCTGGATAATGTCACCATCAACCAACTGCGGGCGTTCGTCGCCGTGTGTGATCAGGGAAGCTTTTCTGGAGCGGCACGGGAGTTGAGGCGGGCACAGTCGGCGATCAGTCACGCCATCAGCGCGCTTGAGAGTGCCTTTGATGTGGTGCTGTTCGAGCGAAACGCTCGCAAAGCGACGCTTACGGCCGCGGGCCGCAGCCTTCTGGCTGATGCGCGTGGGGTGATTTCACGCACCGAGGAAATGAAGATGCGTGCGGTTGCGATTGCTGAAGCCGGCGTCCCACACGTCTCGATCGCAGTGGACAGCTATTTTTCACGTGCGCACCTGATTGAATGCCTGCGTACCCTGCAGGCGGACTTTCCAACGGCTGCAATCAATCTGCGCATGACAACCATGCAGGGCGGCGAGCGTTTGGTTCTCGAGGGCACGTGCGCCTTGGCGGTGACTATCACGGATGTGCCGGAGCTAAGCCCGGGTACGATAGAAAGGCATCACTTGTGTGATGCGCAAATGGTGACCGTCTGTGCGACGTCGCATCCTCTGGCTGCCATTGTGGGGCCGATTGCGAGGGAGGAATTTGGCCGGCACATCCAGCTCGTCGTCACTGACAATCAGCCCCACGCGGAAAAGACTCAACAGGGTGTCGTCAGCGAACGCCAGTGGTGGGTGAATGACCTCGGCGCGAAGCATGATCTGCTCAGAGGAGGCTTGTGCTGGGGGCACATGCCGCATCATCTGGTTGCGCAAGACCTCGCGAATGGAACGTTGGTCGAACTCAAACGGCGAGCATGGCACATGCGTCCACTCACCTTCATGATCTCGCAGCGGCGCGGGTACTCTTTTTCCGAATGCGAGGCACGACTCATTGAGCGTCTCGGCGATCGACAGATGTGCCCGAAGGATGCTATCCAGAATTCGTTCCCACGCGAAACTAAAAAAGCCCGAAAGCCTGCCAAGCCTTAG
- a CDS encoding SDR family NAD(P)-dependent oxidoreductase: MNRLNGKTTVITGGATGIGRATARRFIEEGAFVFIFGRRQEALDAAVADLGPNARAVKGSVSELADLDRLYAAVKSERGTLDIVFANAGAGSQLPLGKITPEHIDDIFDTNVKGSIFTVQKALPLMGKGGSIILTGSSAGTTGAPAFSAYSASKAAVRNLARTWAEDLKGTGIRVNVLSPGPTATELAKEALGEEGMKVFASLNPLQRMADPAEIGAVAAFLASSDSSFMTGSEVAVDGGLAQL; the protein is encoded by the coding sequence ATGAACAGACTGAATGGCAAAACCACGGTGATTACAGGTGGCGCTACCGGCATCGGCCGCGCCACAGCAAGGCGCTTCATCGAGGAAGGCGCCTTCGTCTTCATCTTCGGCCGCCGGCAGGAAGCGCTCGACGCCGCTGTGGCCGACCTTGGACCCAACGCCCGCGCGGTGAAGGGCTCCGTCTCCGAGCTGGCAGACCTCGACCGACTCTACGCGGCGGTGAAGTCGGAGCGCGGAACCCTCGACATCGTCTTCGCCAATGCCGGGGCGGGAAGCCAGCTTCCGCTTGGCAAGATCACCCCCGAGCACATCGACGACATCTTCGACACGAATGTGAAGGGGTCGATCTTCACGGTGCAGAAGGCACTACCCCTGATGGGCAAAGGCGGTTCGATCATCCTGACGGGATCGAGCGCGGGCACTACGGGCGCCCCTGCATTCAGCGCCTACAGCGCGAGCAAGGCTGCAGTGCGTAACCTCGCGCGGACCTGGGCGGAGGACCTGAAGGGCACCGGCATCCGGGTCAACGTGCTGTCTCCCGGGCCGACCGCGACCGAACTCGCGAAGGAAGCGCTAGGCGAGGAAGGTATGAAGGTCTTCGCTTCCCTCAATCCGCTCCAGCGCATGGCCGACCCGGCGGAAATCGGGGCGGTGGCCGCCTTTCTTGCGTCGTCGGACAGCAGCTTCATGACCGGCAGCGAGGTCGCCGTTGACGGTGGCCTGGCCCAACTTTGA
- a CDS encoding SDR family NAD(P)-dependent oxidoreductase produces the protein MTQSLKGKTALVTGASRGIGRAIAERLAKDGATVALTYNASKSSADEAIAAIEKAGGTAFAIHADLVDPATVPALFERLDDEFTRRYGSKALDILVNNAGNSGWVGFQDATPESWDTLMAVYARAPFFIVQAALDRLADGGRIVNISSAAATKPVTAAPVYSMAKAAINTLTHTLAIELGPRGITANAVAPGFTRTDANAGFRQNPELVKAVEAQIALGRFGEPSEIAAVVAFLASDEGHWVTGQTIEASGGYKL, from the coding sequence ATGACACAATCACTGAAGGGCAAAACAGCTCTCGTTACCGGGGCATCACGGGGCATTGGCCGCGCCATCGCCGAACGTCTTGCAAAGGACGGAGCGACAGTCGCGCTAACCTACAACGCCAGCAAATCCAGCGCTGACGAGGCGATCGCGGCCATCGAGAAAGCTGGAGGCACTGCGTTCGCGATCCATGCGGATCTCGTTGATCCGGCGACCGTCCCAGCGTTGTTCGAGAGGCTCGACGACGAGTTCACCAGGCGCTATGGAAGCAAGGCCCTCGACATACTGGTCAACAACGCTGGAAATTCCGGTTGGGTTGGCTTCCAGGACGCAACGCCGGAGAGCTGGGACACCCTCATGGCGGTCTACGCCCGAGCGCCGTTCTTCATCGTCCAGGCCGCTCTCGATCGTCTCGCCGACGGTGGACGCATCGTCAACATTTCTTCCGCTGCCGCAACGAAGCCCGTGACGGCTGCGCCCGTCTACTCGATGGCGAAAGCGGCCATCAACACGCTGACCCATACGCTCGCAATCGAACTGGGGCCGCGTGGCATCACCGCGAACGCCGTGGCGCCGGGCTTCACGCGAACGGATGCAAACGCCGGTTTTCGGCAGAATCCCGAACTCGTCAAGGCAGTCGAGGCCCAGATCGCGCTGGGCCGCTTTGGCGAGCCCTCGGAAATCGCCGCCGTCGTGGCGTTCCTCGCCTCCGATGAAGGCCATTGGGTGACCGGTCAAACGATTGAAGCGAGTGGCGGTTACAAGCTCTGA
- a CDS encoding NADPH-dependent F420 reductase yields MSYAIIGFGEIGHALARAFARNGIEVAVATTRDPASFAADAAAIGPTIIPKSLTEAVKADIIFLAVRFESHLEVAKALPDWNGKIIIDAMNTQAPLEELGGLPSSAYIAKVFNGATLVKGFNHLVAAVLDQDPAVHGGRRVVFLASDDDGAAAKIGKLAENLGFAPIKLGGLSEGGWLVHARGKSWGHLIFKDLIKFE; encoded by the coding sequence ATGAGTTACGCAATCATTGGCTTCGGCGAGATCGGTCACGCACTTGCCAGGGCATTCGCCAGAAACGGCATCGAAGTGGCCGTTGCGACCACGCGCGACCCCGCAAGCTTTGCAGCCGATGCGGCCGCAATCGGACCCACGATCATTCCCAAAAGCCTGACGGAGGCCGTCAAGGCGGACATCATTTTTTTGGCAGTCCGTTTTGAGTCGCACCTGGAGGTCGCAAAAGCACTGCCTGACTGGAACGGCAAGATCATCATCGACGCGATGAACACGCAAGCCCCGCTTGAGGAGTTAGGCGGTCTCCCTTCATCTGCTTACATCGCGAAGGTGTTCAACGGAGCCACGCTGGTGAAAGGCTTCAACCATCTGGTCGCGGCCGTCCTTGATCAAGACCCGGCCGTGCACGGTGGCAGGAGAGTCGTGTTCCTCGCGAGCGACGATGACGGCGCCGCAGCGAAGATTGGCAAGCTTGCGGAAAATCTGGGTTTCGCGCCAATCAAGCTCGGCGGTCTTTCGGAAGGTGGATGGCTTGTGCATGCGCGCGGCAAAAGCTGGGGGCACCTGATCTTCAAGGACTTGATCAAGTTCGAATGA
- a CDS encoding NHL repeat-containing protein: MNTPFLSSLRGVPANCRRNCRGRTLHSTLLLAVVAIIAWLPPETATADNVFIGDVGDNSVKAFDATSGAFSGTFVIPKSAGLKGPTGMIFTDGQLVVVNQNSGSGGSSGQRGEVLRFDGTTGTFIGKLVASSDRNAPFAPQGIVRGGPGNAFYVADLGDQSKKCANEGNVKIYDDAGAFIADLDRQGFNFEFHPRGLVYGPDGLLYVSAVGCLDSTDALYAPLTGYILRFNASTRKFVDMFASNATVPALHRPEGLVFDAKGNLWVTSFRDSGNSNDTDKILKLDGKTGRLLDTLPLWTPGSSRAFAQAILFGPGGKLFVPITGNAPDTTGQVRRCDIGTKQCDVIVQAGGVLQSPWFLIFRSTDPATLSYTGQ; encoded by the coding sequence ATGAATACGCCCTTTCTTTCTTCGCTCCGCGGCGTTCCGGCCAACTGCCGCCGTAATTGTCGGGGCCGCACGCTGCACTCCACACTATTGCTCGCAGTGGTTGCGATCATCGCGTGGCTGCCCCCCGAGACGGCCACTGCGGATAACGTGTTCATAGGTGATGTCGGTGACAATTCGGTCAAAGCGTTCGACGCGACAAGCGGCGCGTTTAGCGGAACCTTCGTCATCCCGAAGAGCGCTGGTCTGAAAGGGCCGACAGGAATGATTTTTACTGACGGGCAACTCGTGGTGGTCAATCAGAATTCGGGCTCGGGAGGCAGCTCAGGCCAACGCGGTGAAGTTCTGCGCTTTGATGGTACTACTGGTACTTTCATCGGCAAGCTGGTCGCGTCGAGTGACCGGAATGCGCCGTTCGCCCCGCAGGGCATTGTGCGCGGCGGCCCGGGCAATGCCTTTTACGTTGCGGATTTAGGCGATCAGTCGAAAAAATGCGCCAACGAAGGCAATGTCAAGATATACGACGATGCGGGGGCGTTTATCGCCGACCTCGACAGGCAGGGGTTCAATTTTGAATTCCATCCGAGAGGTCTGGTGTACGGCCCGGATGGCCTTCTGTATGTCTCCGCCGTAGGCTGCCTCGACTCAACGGATGCGCTGTACGCGCCACTCACCGGCTACATTCTCCGGTTCAATGCGAGCACCAGGAAATTCGTAGACATGTTCGCGTCAAATGCCACGGTGCCCGCTTTGCATCGCCCGGAAGGGCTGGTGTTTGATGCTAAAGGTAACCTCTGGGTGACCAGCTTCCGCGACAGCGGCAATTCGAACGACACGGATAAGATACTGAAACTTGATGGCAAGACGGGGCGGCTTCTCGACACGCTTCCACTTTGGACACCGGGCTCGTCCCGAGCATTTGCGCAGGCGATTCTTTTCGGGCCGGGAGGAAAACTGTTCGTTCCTATTACAGGCAATGCACCTGACACGACGGGACAAGTGAGACGTTGCGACATCGGGACAAAACAGTGCGATGTTATCGTTCAGGCCGGCGGTGTGCTGCAGTCGCCGTGGTTCTTGATTTTCAGAAGCACGGACCCCGCGACGCTCAGTTATACCGGGCAGTAA
- a CDS encoding acetoacetate--CoA ligase, with amino-acid sequence MNRLYLPDATQCRRVDAGRIRVCNDQCARPATSQLATFTAALQARTGEVIDDYQSLHDFSVRDYRTFWRCFVEWSKGLEMSGRIEPVCVGDECEHACFFPRAQLNYSANLLNLSVAPANAPALTACHADGRRVHLSRGELRERVARLAHSLSKLGLRDGDRAVAVMRNDADAAVTALAVTALGATFASAAPEMGVEAMLDRFAPLGPRLLFAHTAACDFDTGMPLATKVGQLASALPTLQGLVCLDERNGLLDTVSQPVYSIGELINAGDASSFRWPRFSFNHPLFIMFSSGTTGKPKCIVHGAGGSLLEHLKEHRLHSDLRPGDRMYFHTTCAWMMWNWQLSALASGVEIVTYDGPISTIDVLWRLVANERVTVFGTSPAYLKMCEDADLAPGLQFDLGALRTIMSTGAVLYDTQFDWVRDHVKPLLLQSISGGTDILGCFVLGNPDLPVRAGEAQCKSLALDVQAWDQGARTTGIGELVCINPFPSRPLGFYGDTDGAAFHAAYFSRHPGVWTHGDLIEFSPEGTARLHGRSDGILNVRGIKIAPAEIYRVLNDIREIREAMAVEQGPSDGLADSCTQTRDKRIVLLLVLQDGASLDGRLLARIRHDLAHRASPAHVPDRVIAVEALPVTHSGKLSERAACNAVNGLPLANVAALRNPECLDAIRTHPGLRPATRTLPPPGGSREQLECHLQALWERLFGFAPVARDDNFFELGGNSLLAARLLADVQQSTGHRMPIATLLIAPTISRLAGIIRDGAPQPMSPILVPVCAGTGTPLFLVHGLSGSVMECWALVQALRSPRPVFGLQARGIDGGETAQQRIEDMAACYIDQMRTVQPDGPYSVTGYSLGGLIAFEIAQQLRRAGDQVELLCLLDPYVYERWLPWSARMHHWYGRIRGQWRKLRTVPAPRVIAYLADRLIVGADHVQMRFGHKRLRPDATTAAFPPALRQVRETLALSMTRYRPLPYDAGPILYVRATSRLDEHGDPMLLWRRVARGGLAIVEVPGSHDDLVVEPNLRIVAALLDNALANTRDRGVSACAMSSRHESHKTRGSFTA; translated from the coding sequence ATGAACCGTTTGTACCTGCCAGATGCCACTCAGTGCCGACGCGTCGACGCGGGACGAATCCGGGTCTGTAACGATCAGTGCGCGCGTCCGGCGACATCGCAACTGGCCACATTTACTGCGGCTCTGCAGGCCCGCACGGGCGAGGTCATTGACGACTATCAATCGCTACACGATTTCTCGGTACGGGACTATCGCACGTTCTGGCGGTGCTTCGTTGAGTGGTCCAAAGGGCTTGAGATGTCAGGCAGGATCGAGCCAGTTTGCGTCGGCGACGAATGTGAGCATGCATGCTTCTTTCCTCGCGCCCAACTCAACTATTCGGCCAATCTGCTGAACCTGTCCGTGGCACCGGCCAATGCACCCGCGCTCACGGCATGTCACGCGGATGGGCGACGTGTACATCTGAGTCGTGGTGAACTGCGCGAGCGAGTCGCACGTCTTGCACACTCGCTTTCGAAATTGGGGCTACGTGATGGGGACCGCGCGGTAGCCGTCATGCGTAATGACGCGGATGCGGCTGTGACGGCACTTGCAGTTACCGCGCTCGGTGCGACATTTGCATCCGCTGCGCCCGAAATGGGTGTCGAGGCAATGCTCGATCGCTTCGCGCCGCTCGGGCCTCGGCTGCTGTTCGCGCACACTGCGGCCTGCGATTTCGACACTGGCATGCCACTGGCCACCAAAGTCGGCCAGCTAGCGTCTGCGTTACCGACCCTGCAAGGGCTCGTCTGTCTCGACGAGAGAAACGGCTTGCTGGATACGGTCAGCCAACCGGTCTACTCGATTGGGGAACTGATAAACGCCGGCGACGCCTCGTCCTTCCGGTGGCCTCGCTTCTCGTTCAATCATCCCCTTTTCATCATGTTCTCGTCAGGTACTACCGGCAAGCCGAAGTGTATCGTGCATGGCGCCGGCGGCAGTCTGCTAGAGCACCTGAAAGAGCATCGGCTGCACAGCGATCTGCGGCCCGGCGACCGCATGTACTTCCACACCACCTGCGCCTGGATGATGTGGAACTGGCAGTTGTCGGCCCTTGCATCCGGCGTCGAGATCGTAACCTATGATGGACCGATCTCTACGATCGATGTGTTGTGGCGTCTCGTCGCCAATGAGCGTGTCACTGTATTCGGCACGAGCCCCGCTTATCTGAAGATGTGCGAGGACGCGGATCTCGCGCCAGGGCTGCAGTTCGATCTCGGCGCACTGCGCACGATCATGTCGACCGGCGCGGTGCTGTACGACACGCAATTCGACTGGGTGCGCGATCACGTGAAGCCGCTGTTGCTGCAGTCGATCTCGGGTGGCACCGATATTCTCGGCTGCTTTGTACTCGGAAATCCTGATCTGCCGGTGCGTGCGGGAGAAGCGCAGTGCAAGAGCCTTGCACTCGACGTCCAGGCATGGGACCAGGGCGCGCGCACCACGGGAATCGGCGAGCTCGTTTGCATCAACCCGTTTCCGTCACGACCGCTCGGTTTTTATGGCGACACAGACGGCGCGGCTTTTCATGCGGCCTATTTTTCCCGTCATCCGGGTGTGTGGACGCACGGCGACCTGATCGAGTTTTCGCCTGAAGGCACGGCCCGGCTGCATGGCCGTTCCGACGGAATACTGAATGTGCGCGGCATCAAGATTGCGCCAGCCGAGATCTATCGTGTGCTAAACGATATCCGCGAAATTCGCGAAGCAATGGCGGTCGAGCAGGGGCCAAGCGACGGGCTAGCTGATTCTTGCACGCAAACGCGTGACAAGCGCATCGTACTATTGCTGGTCCTGCAGGACGGCGCCTCGCTGGACGGCAGGCTGCTTGCCCGAATACGCCATGATCTCGCACATCGCGCGTCACCTGCACATGTTCCAGACCGCGTCATTGCTGTTGAGGCATTGCCGGTCACTCACAGCGGCAAACTTTCCGAACGAGCTGCCTGCAATGCCGTCAACGGCTTGCCGCTCGCCAATGTCGCGGCGCTGCGCAATCCCGAATGCCTGGATGCGATCCGCACCCACCCCGGGCTGCGACCAGCGACTCGCACACTTCCGCCACCCGGCGGGTCGCGCGAACAACTCGAATGCCATCTTCAGGCGCTCTGGGAGAGGCTATTCGGTTTTGCGCCAGTCGCTCGCGATGACAACTTCTTCGAACTGGGTGGCAATTCGCTGCTCGCGGCAAGGCTCCTCGCGGACGTACAGCAGTCGACAGGCCACAGGATGCCGATCGCGACGCTGCTGATCGCGCCGACAATTTCGCGCCTCGCCGGCATCATTCGAGATGGTGCGCCGCAGCCGATGTCGCCGATTCTGGTACCCGTGTGCGCTGGAACGGGAACGCCGCTATTCCTCGTGCACGGCCTGAGCGGCTCGGTGATGGAATGCTGGGCGCTGGTTCAGGCACTGCGCAGTCCGCGCCCGGTCTTTGGACTGCAGGCACGAGGTATTGACGGAGGGGAGACGGCGCAACAGCGCATTGAAGACATGGCTGCTTGCTACATCGACCAGATGCGCACGGTACAGCCAGATGGTCCCTACTCTGTGACGGGCTATTCACTCGGTGGCCTGATTGCGTTCGAGATTGCGCAACAGCTAAGGCGTGCTGGCGACCAGGTCGAACTGCTGTGCCTGCTCGATCCGTACGTGTACGAGCGTTGGCTGCCCTGGAGCGCCCGGATGCACCATTGGTATGGCCGGATACGAGGCCAATGGCGCAAGCTGCGCACGGTGCCTGCGCCGCGCGTGATCGCCTACCTGGCCGACCGGCTCATCGTTGGAGCGGATCACGTGCAAATGCGCTTCGGCCACAAGAGGCTGCGGCCGGACGCAACGACTGCGGCGTTTCCACCAGCGCTCAGACAGGTCCGTGAAACGTTGGCATTGTCAATGACCCGGTACCGGCCCCTCCCCTACGACGCTGGACCGATCCTGTATGTGCGTGCAACAAGCAGGTTGGATGAGCATGGCGATCCAATGTTATTGTGGCGCCGCGTCGCACGTGGAGGCCTGGCGATTGTCGAGGTACCCGGAAGCCATGACGACCTCGTGGTCGAACCAAATTTGCGGATCGTCGCTGCGCTGCTTGACAACGCATTGGCGAACACGCGAGACCGCGGAGTTTCCGCATGCGCGATGTCGTCAAGGCACGAATCGCACAAAACACGGGGTTCTTTCACCGCCTGA
- a CDS encoding GDSL-type esterase/lipase family protein, with translation MDRLQGVNYCTGAWSRRAMVAFLAAACLSCGGGGSTSDVTASNGTSSVPLVGTWAVAPWVAGGPGFKNETVRQIVHTSIGGSAVRVRLSNLYGSTAVVIGNVHVALRNTGPNTIASSTRTVTFGGQQSVTLPAGASIASDPVPFEVPALADLAVSLYLPAETPSRTTGHDNSLQDVYVASGNVGADAAFSRFTTNPSGQAYYFLTNVDVQNAQATGAVVAFGASITEGRASSKNANRRWPNYLAGRLSDAGIIAGVLNEGISGNTFFTDGDGEAGLNRFDRDALGQPGVKWIIVSDDAVNNLNTPAPASAEDLIAAFQQLIARAHRVNVKVVCSTLTPFRGTPLWTPAIETTREKVNAFVLGPSSGCDAVLDQARAVSDPGDPASFLPAFNSGDNLHPNDAGMRAIADALDLSRLR, from the coding sequence ATGGACCGATTGCAAGGCGTGAATTACTGCACTGGCGCGTGGTCTCGACGCGCGATGGTCGCGTTTTTAGCGGCGGCCTGTCTCTCCTGTGGCGGCGGTGGCAGCACGTCTGATGTAACGGCATCGAATGGCACGTCATCGGTCCCGTTGGTCGGTACTTGGGCGGTCGCACCGTGGGTCGCTGGTGGCCCTGGCTTCAAGAATGAGACCGTACGTCAGATCGTGCACACCAGCATTGGGGGCTCTGCTGTCCGTGTGCGGCTGTCCAATCTGTATGGGAGCACGGCGGTCGTGATCGGCAATGTTCATGTTGCCCTGCGCAACACAGGTCCCAATACGATCGCCAGCAGCACCAGAACAGTGACGTTCGGAGGCCAACAAAGCGTCACGCTGCCCGCGGGTGCATCAATCGCAAGCGATCCTGTTCCCTTCGAGGTGCCGGCTCTCGCGGATCTTGCCGTCAGCCTGTATCTGCCTGCCGAAACGCCATCGCGGACGACGGGCCACGACAACTCACTACAGGACGTCTATGTCGCCTCGGGCAACGTCGGCGCCGATGCGGCTTTCAGCCGCTTCACCACTAACCCAAGCGGCCAGGCCTATTACTTTTTGACGAACGTCGATGTTCAGAACGCACAGGCAACGGGCGCGGTGGTGGCATTTGGCGCGTCGATCACTGAGGGGCGCGCATCCAGCAAGAACGCTAACCGCCGCTGGCCGAATTATCTTGCCGGGCGCCTGTCCGACGCCGGCATCATTGCCGGTGTACTGAACGAGGGGATCAGTGGCAATACGTTTTTTACCGATGGCGACGGTGAGGCCGGCCTTAATCGCTTCGATCGCGACGCGTTGGGTCAGCCGGGAGTGAAGTGGATTATCGTCTCCGACGATGCCGTCAACAACCTTAACACTCCCGCACCCGCGAGCGCCGAGGACCTGATCGCCGCGTTTCAACAGTTGATAGCCCGCGCGCATCGGGTCAACGTCAAGGTCGTCTGCTCTACGCTGACACCGTTTCGCGGCACGCCGCTTTGGACACCCGCGATCGAGACGACACGCGAAAAGGTCAATGCGTTTGTGCTGGGCCCCTCTAGCGGCTGTGATGCCGTGCTGGACCAGGCTCGCGCTGTGAGCGATCCTGGTGACCCCGCCTCCTTCCTGCCGGCTTTTAACAGCGGCGATAACCTCCATCCGAATGATGCTGGCATGCGGGCGATCGCTGATGCATTGGACCTTAGTCGTCTTAGGTGA
- a CDS encoding AMP-binding protein gives MFELACARYARRPAFSSFNHAIEYRDVARYVRHFAEFLINEFRLERSERVALILPNGLPYVVTFFGVLDAGLVVANVNPLATPREIQIQLSTAAVSAIVVLENFAYKLDDILDENLAKAVVSVAVGDLLPPRKRAAIHFVQRVFRHSIPPTKRRYWTFSAALSRQYPGARSHAVASLDDVALLQFTGGTTGTPKCAMLTHRNLSYNIAQIRAWLGEAFCSTPQTVLTPLPLCHIFALTASLLTFVELGGHNVLVTDPRDIAGLVRTLRRTRPTALLGVNTLFHALLDAPHFRAIDWSRLRLVIGGGAAIHPSVAERWQTATGMPIIEGYGLTEASPVVCVNPTDAKHFSGSVGYPLPSTEVSIRDDDGAVLAAGSIGEVWVRGPQVMRGYWMNPDETAKAISPDGWLRTGDVGYFTPTQMLVLVDRKKDVIIVSGFKVYPSEVEAVVSALPGVTAAAAVGVPDERTGQAVKLFVAPPSAGLTAAVVLAHCRANLSAYKVPRLVEFRETLPLNELGKVLHRALM, from the coding sequence ATGTTCGAGCTTGCCTGCGCGCGGTACGCCAGGCGCCCGGCGTTCAGTTCGTTCAATCACGCGATCGAATATCGGGACGTTGCGCGATATGTGCGCCACTTCGCAGAGTTCCTCATCAACGAGTTCAGACTTGAGCGGTCCGAGCGCGTGGCGCTCATCCTGCCGAACGGCTTGCCCTATGTCGTGACATTCTTCGGCGTTCTCGACGCGGGGCTTGTCGTGGCAAACGTCAACCCGCTGGCGACGCCCCGCGAAATTCAGATCCAGCTGTCCACGGCCGCAGTTTCAGCTATCGTCGTACTTGAGAATTTCGCCTACAAGCTCGACGACATCCTTGATGAGAATCTGGCGAAAGCAGTCGTATCCGTTGCCGTTGGCGACCTGCTTCCGCCGCGAAAGCGCGCCGCGATCCACTTTGTACAGCGTGTTTTCCGTCACTCGATTCCCCCAACAAAGCGTCGATACTGGACATTCAGCGCCGCGTTGTCGCGACAGTATCCCGGCGCGCGGAGTCACGCCGTCGCGTCCCTCGACGATGTTGCGTTGCTGCAGTTCACGGGGGGCACGACAGGCACGCCGAAGTGTGCAATGCTCACGCACCGCAACCTCAGCTACAACATTGCGCAGATCCGCGCATGGCTGGGTGAGGCGTTTTGCTCCACGCCTCAAACCGTTCTGACGCCGCTGCCGCTGTGTCATATCTTCGCGCTGACTGCCAGTCTGCTGACCTTCGTGGAACTCGGCGGACACAATGTGCTCGTGACCGATCCGCGCGATATCGCCGGGCTCGTGAGAACGTTGCGCCGCACGCGACCCACCGCGCTATTAGGCGTGAACACGCTATTCCACGCCCTTCTCGATGCACCACATTTCCGCGCCATTGACTGGTCACGGCTGCGCCTCGTCATTGGCGGCGGCGCAGCGATTCATCCGTCCGTTGCCGAGCGATGGCAGACAGCAACGGGGATGCCGATCATCGAAGGCTACGGGCTGACCGAGGCATCGCCAGTCGTGTGTGTGAATCCGACGGATGCAAAGCATTTCTCGGGATCGGTGGGATATCCACTGCCTTCAACCGAAGTCAGCATTCGCGACGACGACGGCGCCGTGCTCGCTGCGGGAAGCATCGGCGAAGTGTGGGTCCGGGGACCGCAGGTCATGCGCGGGTACTGGATGAACCCTGATGAGACGGCCAAGGCCATCTCGCCCGATGGCTGGCTTCGCACAGGGGACGTGGGTTACTTCACTCCCACCCAAATGCTCGTACTCGTGGATCGCAAGAAGGACGTGATCATCGTATCGGGTTTCAAGGTCTACCCCTCGGAGGTGGAAGCCGTGGTGTCTGCGCTTCCCGGCGTAACCGCCGCCGCTGCAGTCGGCGTGCCGGATGAGCGGACGGGACAGGCCGTGAAGCTCTTCGTCGCCCCCCCCTCGGCGGGCCTGACGGCAGCGGTCGTGCTGGCACATTGCCGCGCCAACTTGAGCGCCTACAAGGTTCCCCGCCTCGTCGAGTTTCGGGAAACGTTGCCTCTGAACGAGCTTGGCAAGGTGCTCCACCGCGCACTGATGTGA